One stretch of Tepiditoga spiralis DNA includes these proteins:
- a CDS encoding precorrin-3B C(17)-methyltransferase yields the protein MKLFVVGIGPGKIEYMSNYAIDVLKKVDYIVGYTKYIDRIKKYFNEKNFIHTGMRKEVERVKHAVGKVNEGYNVAIVSSGDSGVYGMASLAISLCENVEIVPGITAANSAAALLGAPLTLDFAVISMSDILVEWEKIVMRATYFAKSGVTTVIYNPISKIRKHQLKKVFEIFKKERNEFYIGIVKNAFLPNQRSYYIKSTSNIDWINDIDMMSIVFFCDENTIEKNNKIYVPRGYKQ from the coding sequence ATGAAGCTTTTTGTTGTTGGTATAGGGCCAGGAAAAATAGAATATATGAGTAATTATGCTATAGATGTTTTAAAAAAAGTTGATTATATTGTTGGATATACAAAATATATTGATAGAATAAAAAAATATTTTAATGAAAAAAATTTTATTCATACTGGTATGAGAAAAGAAGTAGAGAGAGTAAAGCATGCTGTTGGAAAAGTAAATGAAGGTTATAATGTAGCTATTGTTTCGAGTGGGGACTCGGGTGTTTATGGGATGGCTTCTTTGGCAATTAGTTTATGTGAGAATGTTGAAATTGTTCCAGGAATTACTGCTGCAAATTCTGCAGCAGCACTTCTTGGAGCCCCTTTAACTTTAGATTTTGCAGTGATTAGTATGAGTGATATTTTAGTTGAATGGGAAAAAATAGTAATGAGAGCAACATATTTTGCTAAAAGTGGAGTTACTACAGTTATTTATAATCCAATTAGTAAGATAAGAAAGCATCAATTAAAAAAAGTTTTTGAAATATTTAAAAAAGAAAGAAATGAGTTTTATATTGGTATTGTAAAAAATGCTTTTTTACCAAATCAACGATCATATTATATAAAATCAACTTCAAATATAGATTGGATAAATGATATAGATATGATGAGTATAGTATTTTTTTGTGATGAAAATACAATTGAAAAAAACAATAAAATATATGTTCCAAGAGGTTATAAACAGTGA
- a CDS encoding cobalamin biosynthesis protein: MKYALITVRKIKNIKNFFPYAVLIEGENLKEKILKGFKYYNAIIFIGSIGIITRYLKLMSKSKLFDPAIVVLDEKLRYCIPLLSSHFGGALDLSLRIEKEIKSISVITTATDTQNLIGIDLFARRNNLIVDKKENIKLINSKLLNEKKISVNLPNYFELPKYYITSEKADVCYESGGKILNLIPKDLVLGIGFHKNENADYIYKKYLELIDVKFRNRIQILVSHEKKWNTKVFHEFSRKINVTHTKGYNNFELQKAIDKLNIDKENIVKKHMGISEICRPACFLASNNMEELITIKDKNIKFSIFRIQKYWKNPYLEEDIPEVIK, encoded by the coding sequence ATGAAATATGCATTAATAACTGTTAGAAAAATTAAGAATATAAAAAATTTTTTTCCATATGCGGTATTGATTGAAGGTGAAAATTTAAAAGAAAAAATTTTAAAAGGTTTTAAATATTACAATGCAATTATTTTTATTGGAAGTATAGGGATAATTACGAGGTATTTAAAACTTATGTCAAAATCAAAACTTTTTGATCCAGCTATTGTTGTATTAGATGAAAAATTAAGGTATTGTATTCCTTTATTATCTTCACATTTTGGTGGTGCTTTAGATTTAAGTTTAAGAATAGAAAAAGAAATAAAAAGTATTTCAGTAATAACAACTGCAACAGATACACAAAATTTAATTGGAATAGATTTATTTGCAAGAAGAAATAATTTAATAGTTGATAAAAAAGAAAATATAAAGCTAATTAATTCAAAGTTATTAAATGAAAAAAAAATAAGTGTTAATCTTCCAAATTATTTTGAATTACCAAAGTATTATATAACTTCAGAAAAAGCTGATGTTTGTTATGAAAGTGGAGGTAAAATTTTAAATTTAATACCAAAAGATTTAGTTCTTGGTATTGGATTTCATAAAAATGAAAATGCAGATTATATCTATAAAAAATATTTAGAATTAATAGATGTAAAATTTAGAAATAGAATTCAAATTCTTGTTAGTCATGAAAAAAAATGGAATACTAAAGTGTTTCATGAATTTTCAAGGAAAATAAATGTAACGCATACTAAAGGATATAATAATTTTGAACTTCAGAAAGCAATAGATAAATTAAATATTGATAAGGAAAATATTGTTAAAAAGCACATGGGAATATCTGAAATATGCAGACCTGCTTGTTTTTTAGCTTCAAATAATATGGAAGAATTAATAACTATTAAAGATAAAAATATAAAATTTTCAATTTTTAGAATACAAAAATATTGGAAAAATCCTTATCTCGAAGAAGATATACCGGAGGTAATTAAATGA
- a CDS encoding cobalt-precorrin-4/precorrin-4 C(11)-methyltransferase, producing the protein MIYIVGSGPGDPELITVKGMNLLKKADVVLYTGSTVSKEVLIWCKNNSLKVDSASLTLEEIIDILVNNHNKNKIIVRLHSGDPTVYGAIEEEIKLLLERDIKVKVIPGVGAHVAFAAELGIEMTLPEVVQSILITRLSGRTKVPEDLDVLLSQQPTTAIYLSSTMQEEVLKLLKKYYPKDSILYVGHKITRKEQKIEFKKLSEWEKIDFPNSLSLFLIRKNGEKRSKLYDPNFTHRDRR; encoded by the coding sequence ATGATTTATATAGTTGGAAGTGGTCCTGGTGATCCAGAATTAATAACTGTAAAAGGGATGAATTTATTAAAAAAAGCAGATGTAGTTTTGTACACAGGATCAACTGTCAGTAAAGAAGTTTTAATTTGGTGTAAAAACAATTCTTTAAAAGTAGATAGTGCATCATTAACTTTAGAAGAAATTATTGATATTTTAGTAAATAATCATAATAAAAATAAAATTATTGTTAGGTTACATTCTGGTGATCCAACAGTTTATGGAGCAATAGAAGAAGAAATAAAACTTTTATTAGAAAGAGATATAAAAGTTAAAGTTATACCAGGTGTAGGTGCTCATGTTGCTTTTGCTGCTGAACTTGGAATTGAAATGACTTTACCAGAAGTAGTACAATCAATTTTAATTACAAGACTTTCAGGAAGAACAAAAGTTCCAGAGGATTTAGATGTTTTATTGTCTCAACAACCAACTACTGCAATTTATCTCTCAAGTACAATGCAAGAAGAAGTTTTAAAATTATTAAAAAAGTATTATCCTAAAGATTCAATTTTATATGTTGGTCATAAAATAACAAGAAAAGAACAAAAAATAGAGTTTAAAAAATTATCAGAATGGGAAAAAATAGATTTTCCAAATTCATTATCTTTATTTTTAATAAGAAAAAATGGGGAAAAAAGATCTAAACTTTATGATCCAAATTTCACACATAGGGATAGAAGATGA
- a CDS encoding SAM-dependent methyltransferase has protein sequence MIYIIGTQINEYEKMSVEAINIIKNSDFFVGFKHSLSTARKINEFAKYRELEIRDSLLNERITEMIEELRKYKNSVLCVAGNPLIFSYAKKIMEKLNKDEYVILPTPSSVIYLCAKHKIWVNDMVLVSGHNAEDILTPQTETIKYLNAGKPVGYFVKNLDDYYNLMKRLKNINCRVYGGYELGTKKEYLFSFIPNEFIQLKKGRLILFIKPLEKNFFNMFPKNEELNVKNIPVSRDWSRALIINSMNLKYDQIVWDLGSGSGATSIWISSLLGNKGRVYSIEKNIERYEKLNENVSIYPNIITINNSYENVVDKIPSPDLIHFGGGINFESIKKVINSIKRGTNFVGAITTIESLNVFSKIDNIEYEIEMYTKSKSKKIGEKTTFIGEHVLYIIKGVKV, from the coding sequence ATGATTTATATAATAGGAACTCAAATTAATGAATATGAAAAAATGAGTGTAGAAGCTATAAATATAATAAAAAATTCTGATTTTTTTGTTGGTTTTAAACATTCTTTATCTACTGCAAGAAAAATTAATGAATTTGCAAAGTATAGAGAATTAGAAATAAGAGATTCTTTACTAAATGAAAGAATTACTGAAATGATTGAAGAGTTAAGAAAATATAAAAATTCAGTTTTATGTGTTGCAGGTAATCCTTTAATATTTAGTTATGCAAAAAAAATAATGGAAAAATTAAATAAAGATGAATATGTTATACTTCCAACTCCTTCATCAGTTATATATTTATGTGCAAAACATAAGATATGGGTAAATGATATGGTTTTGGTTAGTGGACATAATGCTGAAGATATTTTGACGCCGCAAACAGAAACAATAAAGTATTTAAATGCTGGAAAGCCTGTTGGATACTTTGTAAAAAATCTCGATGATTATTATAATTTAATGAAAAGATTAAAAAACATTAATTGTAGAGTATATGGTGGATATGAACTTGGAACTAAAAAAGAGTATTTATTTTCTTTTATTCCAAATGAATTTATTCAATTAAAAAAGGGAAGATTAATTTTATTTATAAAACCTTTAGAAAAAAATTTTTTTAATATGTTTCCAAAAAATGAGGAATTGAATGTAAAAAATATTCCAGTTTCAAGAGATTGGTCAAGGGCTTTAATAATAAATAGTATGAATTTAAAGTATGATCAAATAGTTTGGGATTTAGGAAGTGGAAGTGGTGCAACTTCAATTTGGATTTCAAGTTTGTTGGGAAATAAAGGAAGGGTTTATTCAATAGAAAAAAATATTGAAAGGTATGAAAAATTAAATGAAAATGTAAGTATTTATCCAAATATAATTACAATTAACAATTCTTATGAAAATGTTGTTGATAAAATACCAAGTCCTGATTTAATTCATTTTGGTGGTGGAATAAATTTTGAAAGCATAAAAAAAGTTATTAATTCAATAAAAAGAGGAACAAATTTTGTTGGCGCAATAACTACAATTGAAAGTTTGAATGTTTTTTCAAAAATAGATAATATAGAATACGAAATAGAAATGTATACTAAATCAAAATCTAAAAAAATTGGAGAAAAAACAACATTTATAGGAGAGCATGTATTGTATATTATAAAAGGAGTAAAAGTATGA
- the cbiD gene encoding cobalt-precorrin-5B (C(1))-methyltransferase CbiD, with protein sequence MNWYINVNGKKLRRGFTTGTAATAALKASVLWQITGNIPKFVDLLLPNGFNIKIRIENGKIINNKYFCMVKKDSGDDIDITNNSIIFSASVFKKKGYKFFSAGGVGIITKDGLKIKKGEPAINPVPRKMMIDVLKSFNINGSDIYVGVENGKELAKQTFNKRLGIVNGISIIGTSGMIEPMSEEAWKNSLLPQMDVIRKEYEEIVFVLGGRGESNYKKNFGDKKNIVLCGNYFGFSIKEAKKRKFNKIHISGSFQKIIKLAAGNFNTDSRVSGSMNEILALYTIIYMKKYDENIISSILKLNPVSQIIDFYEKNKIDYNGIFKLIVNAIIKKLKEFQDAEYRVTLFYKTNVLQDGGYK encoded by the coding sequence GTGAATTGGTATATTAATGTAAATGGAAAAAAGCTAAGAAGAGGTTTTACTACTGGTACTGCAGCGACTGCTGCTTTAAAGGCTTCTGTTTTATGGCAAATAACTGGAAATATACCAAAATTTGTGGATTTACTTTTACCCAATGGTTTTAATATTAAAATAAGAATAGAAAATGGAAAAATAATTAATAATAAATACTTTTGTATGGTAAAAAAAGATTCTGGTGATGATATTGATATTACAAATAATTCAATTATATTTTCTGCATCAGTATTCAAAAAAAAAGGATATAAATTTTTTTCTGCAGGAGGAGTTGGAATAATTACAAAAGATGGTTTGAAAATAAAAAAAGGAGAACCTGCAATAAATCCCGTTCCAAGAAAAATGATGATAGATGTTTTAAAAAGTTTCAATATAAATGGTTCAGACATATATGTTGGAGTAGAAAATGGAAAAGAATTAGCAAAGCAGACTTTTAATAAAAGATTGGGAATAGTGAATGGAATTTCAATAATTGGTACTAGTGGAATGATAGAACCAATGAGTGAAGAAGCTTGGAAAAATTCTTTATTACCTCAAATGGATGTTATAAGAAAAGAATATGAAGAAATAGTATTTGTTTTAGGTGGAAGAGGAGAAAGTAATTATAAAAAAAACTTTGGTGATAAGAAAAATATAGTATTATGTGGCAATTATTTTGGTTTTTCAATAAAAGAAGCAAAAAAAAGAAAGTTCAATAAAATACATATTTCTGGAAGTTTTCAAAAAATAATAAAGTTAGCTGCTGGAAATTTTAACACAGATAGTAGAGTTAGTGGGAGTATGAATGAAATTCTTGCTTTATATACAATTATTTATATGAAAAAATATGATGAAAATATTATAAGTTCAATATTAAAGTTAAACCCTGTTTCTCAAATAATAGATTTTTATGAAAAAAATAAAATTGATTATAATGGTATATTCAAGTTAATAGTTAATGCAATAATAAAAAAGTTAAAAGAATTTCAAGATGCAGAGTATAGAGTAACTCTTTTTTATAAAACAAATGTACTACAAGATGGAGGTTATAAATGA
- a CDS encoding precorrin-8X methylmutase: MLNPKEIENKSFKIIENLMRERGSLKNFSGPKLSVVKRVIHTTGDPKIGESLYFSNNFYEGFKKAFKKRVIVTDVKMVAAGISKRIFKDLKVETYISDKDVSEKAKSMKVSRSYISMEKALNNNYKLFAIGNAPTALRKLIEYKDIDFIVGVPVGFVGAAEWKNELIKSKIPCITLPGRQGGSNIAAAIINALMKELKSELVY; encoded by the coding sequence ATGTTAAATCCAAAGGAAATTGAAAACAAAAGTTTTAAAATAATTGAAAATTTAATGAGGGAAAGAGGAAGTTTAAAGAATTTTTCTGGACCTAAATTGTCTGTTGTAAAACGTGTTATTCATACAACTGGTGATCCTAAAATAGGAGAAAGTTTATATTTTTCTAATAATTTTTATGAAGGTTTTAAAAAAGCTTTTAAAAAAAGAGTGATTGTTACTGATGTTAAGATGGTTGCTGCGGGAATTTCAAAAAGAATTTTTAAAGATTTAAAGGTAGAAACTTATATATCAGATAAAGATGTTTCTGAAAAGGCAAAGAGTATGAAAGTTTCAAGGTCTTATATTTCAATGGAGAAGGCTTTAAATAATAATTATAAATTATTTGCAATTGGGAATGCTCCTACTGCTTTAAGAAAATTAATTGAATACAAGGATATTGATTTTATAGTAGGAGTTCCTGTTGGATTTGTTGGAGCTGCTGAATGGAAAAATGAGTTAATAAAATCTAAAATTCCCTGTATAACTTTACCTGGAAGACAAGGTGGAAGTAATATAGCTGCAGCAATTATAAATGCATTAATGAAGGAGTTAAAGAGTGAATTGGTATATTAA
- a CDS encoding GTP pyrophosphokinase has product MEEKTIELLLNKYDEMKPIYEAFTKHMDSLIRSILKQNGFTDEPGGGINFIKSRVKSKKSFEKKLRKKSYKYNLLEDVTDMTGIRIVAYLESDVNKISKVLHEEFNIDEENSVDKRKILEADKFGYKSVHYVVSLDEKRLSLPENSLYRNLKAEIQIRSTLQHAWAEIEHDISYKSRRYVPYEIKREFARLAGLLEIADREFENIKVNFDKYIENLPNRLKNDPENVMIDELSLETYIKTDKDFNDFETKLLDKIGSASTGFINLPLLRDILKNIDIRTIKDLKDEFEKIKDEILNFIYVWKNQITTDMSNPYLSQFLNQNTFYKGESLYYMVIVYAFKYKKFNLKNFLNPQSIMGYFEDELEKNNLPNKI; this is encoded by the coding sequence ATGGAAGAGAAAACAATTGAACTTTTATTAAATAAGTATGATGAAATGAAACCTATTTATGAAGCTTTTACTAAACACATGGATTCTCTTATAAGAAGTATATTAAAACAAAATGGATTTACAGATGAACCTGGTGGAGGAATAAATTTTATAAAGAGTAGAGTAAAAAGTAAAAAGAGTTTTGAAAAAAAACTTAGAAAAAAATCTTATAAGTATAATTTGTTGGAAGATGTAACAGATATGACTGGAATAAGAATAGTTGCTTATCTTGAAAGTGATGTAAATAAAATATCTAAGGTTTTACATGAAGAATTTAATATAGACGAAGAAAACTCAGTAGATAAAAGAAAAATTTTAGAAGCGGATAAATTTGGTTATAAGTCAGTTCATTATGTTGTGAGTTTGGACGAAAAAAGATTAAGCCTTCCTGAAAATAGTTTATATAGAAATTTAAAAGCAGAAATTCAAATTAGGTCTACACTGCAACATGCATGGGCAGAAATAGAACATGATATTTCATATAAATCGAGAAGATATGTTCCATATGAAATAAAAAGAGAGTTTGCAAGACTTGCGGGCCTTTTGGAGATAGCGGATAGAGAATTTGAAAATATAAAAGTAAACTTTGATAAGTATATAGAAAATTTACCAAATAGACTTAAAAATGATCCTGAAAATGTTATGATTGATGAACTATCATTAGAAACATATATAAAAACAGATAAAGATTTTAATGATTTTGAAACAAAGTTGCTGGATAAAATAGGAAGTGCTTCTACGGGATTTATAAATTTACCATTATTAAGAGATATTTTAAAAAATATAGATATAAGAACTATAAAAGATTTAAAAGATGAATTTGAAAAAATAAAAGATGAAATACTAAACTTCATTTATGTTTGGAAGAATCAAATTACAACTGATATGAGTAATCCTTATTTATCACAATTTTTGAATCAAAATACTTTTTATAAAGGAGAATCATTATATTATATGGTTATAGTTTATGCATTTAAATATAAAAAATTTAATTTAAAAAATTTTTTAAATCCTCAAAGTATAATGGGATATTTTGAAGATGAACTTGAAAAAAATAATTTACCAAATAAAATATAA
- a CDS encoding ZIP family metal transporter has translation MTGSQIFWYGSIASLIAGLATSIGAIPVFFFKKQLSEKSLDAFLGFAAGIMLAATMFSLIVPSINTGGITITVIGIIAGAVVLELFDTFSPHEHFLKGHEGPNIDVVKKVWLFVIAITLHNFPEGMAVGVSFGGGMIKNGIVVALAIGIQNIPEGTATAVSFLKAGYSKKQAFWWSFLTGVVEPIGGILGAALVVIMAPALPLFLSFAAGAMLYVISDEIIPETHSHGYERIATFSLIFGFLLMMVLDNALG, from the coding sequence ATGACAGGAAGTCAAATATTTTGGTATGGAAGTATAGCAAGTTTAATAGCAGGACTTGCAACTTCAATTGGCGCTATACCTGTTTTCTTTTTTAAAAAACAACTTTCCGAAAAATCCTTAGATGCTTTTTTAGGATTTGCTGCTGGAATAATGCTTGCTGCTACAATGTTTTCACTAATAGTTCCATCAATAAATACTGGTGGAATAACTATTACAGTTATTGGAATAATTGCAGGTGCAGTAGTATTAGAGCTATTTGATACTTTCTCTCCTCATGAACATTTTTTAAAAGGTCATGAAGGACCAAATATTGATGTTGTAAAAAAAGTATGGCTCTTTGTAATTGCCATTACCCTTCATAATTTTCCTGAAGGAATGGCTGTTGGAGTTAGTTTTGGTGGTGGAATGATAAAAAATGGTATAGTCGTTGCTTTAGCTATTGGTATTCAAAACATACCTGAAGGTACTGCTACTGCTGTTTCTTTTTTAAAGGCTGGTTACTCCAAAAAGCAAGCATTTTGGTGGTCTTTTTTAACTGGAGTTGTTGAACCTATTGGTGGTATTCTTGGCGCAGCTCTCGTTGTAATCATGGCTCCAGCATTACCACTTTTCTTATCATTTGCTGCAGGTGCAATGCTTTATGTTATAAGTGATGAAATAATTCCTGAAACACATTCTCATGGATATGAAAGAATTGCAACCTTTTCATTGATTTTTGGATTTTTATTAATGATGGTTTTAGATAATGCATTAGGATAA
- a CDS encoding adenylosuccinate synthase encodes MKRLAIVGSQWGDEGKGKVVNYFSEKFEWVVRFSGGANAGHTIYYKGKKYVNHLLPSINPGNYSKGFLGAGMVIDLEQLIKELKVMEEDFPGISNRFYIDLEAFIVLPWHKEEDELLESMRREPIGTTKRGIGPAYTDKVSREGIKLYHIFDDKLLKQRLEDIFYLKNNIYSGRLKSNAKDVYNYLLKQREELKNLKVNYESAIDMSKVFRNSTVLFEGAQGVLLDLDFGTYPFVTSAACMAHGVSSVGFSTFELDEVYGVLKAYTTRVGSGPFPTEIKGELGEKIAKLGNEFGATTGRARSVGWLDLPALRYAKIRSGLTGFVITKADILNGFDEIKVCTGYEINGEIKEIPSSSYDFSKAKPVYETLPGWKDTNDVNFLKYMAFIEEKTGVKIHYISYGPKTEEMCSKNDLIMNM; translated from the coding sequence ATGAAAAGATTAGCAATAGTAGGTTCACAATGGGGAGACGAAGGAAAAGGAAAGGTAGTAAACTATTTTTCAGAAAAGTTTGAATGGGTAGTTAGATTTTCAGGAGGAGCAAATGCAGGACACACGATTTATTATAAGGGGAAAAAATATGTAAATCATCTTTTACCTTCAATAAATCCCGGAAACTATTCAAAAGGATTTTTAGGTGCTGGAATGGTAATAGATTTAGAACAATTAATAAAAGAATTAAAAGTTATGGAAGAAGATTTTCCTGGAATTTCAAATAGATTTTATATAGACTTAGAAGCATTTATTGTTTTACCTTGGCATAAAGAAGAAGATGAGTTATTAGAGTCAATGAGAAGAGAACCAATAGGTACAACAAAAAGAGGAATAGGTCCAGCTTATACAGATAAAGTATCAAGAGAAGGAATAAAATTATACCATATATTTGATGATAAACTTTTAAAACAAAGATTAGAAGATATATTTTATTTAAAAAATAATATTTATTCAGGTAGATTAAAGAGCAATGCAAAAGATGTATATAATTATCTTTTAAAACAAAGAGAAGAATTAAAAAATTTAAAAGTGAACTATGAAAGTGCAATCGATATGAGTAAAGTTTTTAGAAATTCTACAGTTTTATTTGAAGGAGCTCAAGGTGTTTTACTTGATCTTGATTTTGGAACATATCCATTTGTTACTTCAGCAGCATGTATGGCTCATGGCGTTTCTTCAGTTGGGTTTTCAACCTTTGAATTGGATGAAGTTTACGGAGTATTGAAAGCATATACTACAAGAGTTGGATCTGGACCATTTCCAACAGAAATAAAAGGTGAGCTTGGAGAAAAAATAGCAAAACTTGGAAATGAATTTGGAGCAACAACAGGAAGAGCAAGGAGTGTTGGATGGTTAGACTTGCCTGCATTGAGATATGCTAAGATTAGATCAGGATTAACTGGATTTGTAATTACTAAAGCAGATATTTTAAATGGATTTGATGAAATAAAAGTTTGTACTGGATATGAAATAAATGGTGAAATAAAAGAAATTCCATCATCTTCATATGACTTTTCAAAAGCAAAACCAGTTTATGAAACTTTGCCAGGTTGGAAAGACACAAATGATGTTAATTTCTTAAAATACATGGCATTTATAGAAGAAAAAACAGGCGTGAAAATCCATTATATATCTTATGGTCCAAAAACTGAAGAAATGTGCTCAAAAAATGATTTAATAATGAATATGTAA
- the purB gene encoding adenylosuccinate lyase: protein MIERYSLSPIKDIWGLKEQYQRWLEVEVAVVRAFEEKNEAPKGTVDKILEKANINVEKILDIEKVVDHDVIAFIKGVTENMGDEARYFHKGLTSSDVVDTAWALAMKRAGELILEKLEKYADSLKKLAIKHKYTVTVGRSHGIHAEPTSFGLKILSFLAETERNIERLKTSIKSISTGKISGAVGNYANISPEIETLALSYLGLTPAKVSTQVVPRDLHSEFFNTLALMGAGIERMATEIRHLQKTEVLEAQEPFKKGQRGSSAMPHKKNPIICERLTGMARMLRSYTVSGFENITLWHERDISHSSVERVFVPDACMTAYYMLEKSIYLIDNLIVYENRMKETFEKSYNLVYSQRVMLGLVEKGVSREVAYKTVQENALKAWDERRDFKTYIMNDDRITDKINKEEIEKFFSNDYYLKNIDKIYERFGL from the coding sequence GTGATTGAAAGGTATTCGTTATCTCCAATAAAAGATATTTGGGGATTGAAAGAACAGTATCAAAGATGGCTTGAAGTTGAAGTTGCAGTTGTAAGAGCCTTTGAAGAAAAAAATGAAGCTCCAAAAGGTACAGTAGACAAAATATTAGAAAAAGCTAATATAAATGTTGAAAAAATCCTTGATATTGAAAAAGTAGTAGATCATGATGTAATAGCATTTATAAAGGGAGTAACTGAAAATATGGGTGATGAAGCTCGATATTTTCATAAAGGTTTGACTTCGTCGGATGTTGTAGATACTGCATGGGCTCTTGCTATGAAAAGAGCAGGGGAACTCATCTTAGAAAAACTTGAAAAATATGCAGACTCTTTAAAAAAACTTGCTATAAAACATAAGTACACCGTTACAGTTGGAAGATCACATGGAATACACGCAGAACCTACATCTTTTGGATTAAAGATTCTTTCCTTTCTTGCAGAAACAGAAAGAAATATAGAAAGATTAAAAACTTCAATAAAATCTATCTCTACTGGTAAAATAAGTGGTGCGGTTGGAAACTATGCCAACATATCTCCTGAAATTGAAACACTTGCCTTAAGTTACCTTGGATTAACTCCAGCTAAAGTCTCTACTCAAGTTGTACCTCGTGATTTACACTCTGAATTTTTTAATACACTTGCTTTAATGGGTGCAGGAATAGAAAGAATGGCAACAGAAATTAGACATTTACAAAAAACTGAAGTTTTAGAAGCTCAAGAACCTTTTAAAAAAGGTCAAAGAGGTTCTTCTGCAATGCCACATAAGAAAAACCCTATTATTTGTGAAAGGTTGACTGGAATGGCAAGAATGTTGCGTAGTTATACTGTTTCTGGATTTGAAAATATTACTCTTTGGCATGAAAGAGATATTTCTCATTCATCTGTTGAAAGAGTCTTCGTTCCAGATGCTTGTATGACAGCTTATTATATGCTTGAAAAATCTATTTATTTAATAGATAACTTAATAGTTTACGAGAATAGAATGAAAGAAACCTTTGAAAAATCTTATAATTTAGTTTATTCTCAAAGAGTTATGCTTGGTTTGGTAGAAAAAGGAGTTAGTAGAGAAGTAGCTTATAAAACAGTTCAAGAAAATGCATTAAAGGCATGGGATGAAAGACGTGATTTTAAAACTTATATTATGAATGATGATAGAATAACAGATAAGATAAATAAAGAAGAAATAGAAAAGTTTTTTTCAAATGATTATTATTTAAAAAATATAGATAAAATATACGAAAGATTTGGACTTTAA
- a CDS encoding flavodoxin family protein, protein MNIGIVFYSKTGNTRSIIERLEKELKKNDHMVKVFSIKEDQSFEKIDIEKYDAFIFGTPVHAFSVSEPMKNYLNQISTLKDKKIFFIATQALPYEWMGGKRTIKQMKKICESKDGIICESGIINWPNSNRDKKIIKVINKLNKSL, encoded by the coding sequence ATGAACATTGGTATTGTATTTTATTCTAAAACTGGAAACACTCGTTCAATTATTGAAAGATTGGAAAAAGAACTTAAAAAAAATGATCATATGGTAAAAGTATTTTCAATAAAAGAGGATCAAAGTTTTGAAAAAATAGATATTGAAAAATATGATGCATTTATTTTTGGAACACCAGTACATGCTTTTTCTGTATCTGAACCAATGAAAAATTATTTAAATCAAATTTCAACTTTAAAGGATAAAAAGATTTTTTTCATAGCAACTCAAGCTTTACCATACGAATGGATGGGTGGAAAAAGAACAATAAAGCAAATGAAAAAAATATGCGAATCAAAAGATGGAATTATCTGTGAGAGTGGTATTATAAATTGGCCTAATTCAAATAGAGATAAAAAAATTATTAAAGTGATAAATAAATTAAATAAATCACTTTAA